The DNA segment AAAAGCTGAAGGAGGCGGCATCCAGGCCACTTACCAAGTTCTCCACTGTTTTTGAGATGGGTTTGATTGCACGCAAGGCCAAAGAAGATGAACCAAAAGACTTTAACAGAACAGCTAGAGGCTTCAACTCTTCTTAAAAAGCCAGTGAGGAACTTAGACAGTTCAGAAAAGAATCTAAAGAAAATGTGGGCAACCCGGTGTACGAGtgattagtgcgtcggcctcacagttctaggctCGAAGGTTCGATCCCAGTTAGTTTCagtgattgaacactctaaattccccgtaggtatgagtctgagcatgaatggttgtccgtccccttgtgctctgtgattggctggccaccaattcagggtgtcacccgcctggtgcccatacttagctggggtaggctatagcacccactgtgacccttgtgaggataagcagttcagaaaatgaaggaaatgtATGTGTCACTGCTTCGTAATGGACTGGGCTCCACTAGTCATCACTGGTTCTGTTTGTTTGGGCTTCAAGTGATAACCttgttattcttattattaaaaGATTATATGTTTCAACTCTTTAAGAAGCCTCCCATCTGTTTGcaaaggggttagggttagggttagggttagggtttttataGTGGTTTTTGAAGTCCATCCATGTATCTCCTGAAGCATCAAGATTTCATTTAGAATTTTTAGATAAGAGATTAGAGAACACAAATAACGGCATTTACACTATTTGTTGACTGTTTTGTGTTCTAAAAAAAGTCTACTTTAAATATAAGAtataaaaggagaaaaacagaATGTCACATAACTTGAAAGTTGTTATGAAAGTTGGAAAAAGAATAGACGGACTTGTACAAATATTCGATTCAATTTCTGTGTGTTCTTGTGCTTgccttacttttttttcctgtatatgATTTTAGTCTGAATTTCCAGCTTCAGATCGgaaataattttcaaaataaatgaacaaggcAAAGCTTTTCACCTTTTGCTGGTTATGCACTAAGAATATAATTATAGAATCATTGAAAATGACTGACAATATTGTGCCTAAAAGACAACTGTAAATCAATGAGAACAGACATATTTTAAATTGTGGCTATCCTCTAAGGAATAAATGTCCCACAACTAAAATTTCCTGGTCATTCATGATGGGAAAAATGCCTTGAATTTCAATTTCAGATGACATAAAGTGGATTTTTAATTCCCTTACCACATTTTTCATCAGCTTCATTTTCCTGATTCACGGAGATCTTCTCATACTTGCCATGCCCCGTCACCACAAATTTGAACTTTTTACTCACTGCTGCTGAGCCCTGAAAACACGATATACTCATCAACATTTCGCACAATAATATCACATCTAACTACTAAGCATTAGTCTGTATTACCTTGATGTCTGCGGCAGACTTCCCTGTTGAATCTCCAATAATCTCCCACATGTTTTTCTTCTGCATCACATCTCCATACTTCACATCCTGACAAAAAAGATATCCCTTAACGCtaagattaaaaacattaatatggCAGTCATTCATCTTGGAGTACTTTGTAAACTTACGGTCACTTGGCTTTGTGTAGGTCGGCTAATATTCGGTTGGCCCTTCACCAACTGGTTGATGAGGTTGGCAACGCCGACTTTTAAACCGTCAGTGTCCTGATTCATTGGATAAGTCAAAAATGTAAgagttatttgattttttaaacccAGCACAGATATACCCTAAATTGACGATTAATTGCCCAACAAAAATTGAGTACAAGTATCTTAATGAGGTAAATTAAGGATACAGTCAAAGTGAGCAGTACTTAATCtaggtcaggggtgtcaaactgatATTTTTGTTGCGGGCCACGTCATAGTTTCGATTTCAGGGGCCGTTATTTTCtccaactaggctgccaaaatgAATCGATTAATGACTTGACAGCTTTGTTGAGGACACCAACTTGTTGGACAAGCCAAAGATAATGCTAATTATTATTCACATTTACTTAATTGCATCAAAGCATCACAGTCAGAGTTTGAAATAGAGGAAAActagaaataaaatgaaatatttgctgATACAAAGTGGACACCAAAAGGTTTCTTACCCGACAGGAAGATGTTTTGGGTGGGCTGCTAGTCTGCATATCACCAGCCTCAAACAAGTTCTTCTTGGAAGTAACAGCCTCCAGTGAGTTGGGAAAGTCAACCACTGAGGGTTTCAATCCTCGAGGTTCCTGAGAGGTCTGGAAACAAAGTGAAATATTGTCACTATCGAAATACTACATTGAGGCTTGACTTTAATGCAGAAAGCAGTTAGATACACATAGAGAAATAGACAGACTGACTGACAAAGTGCaccacaaataaaaatgtaacaattaaTATTCGCGAGTTTAGCAGACAATTTAGGAATTGtaacaataaaaattaaatgaaggAAATATATTTTGCAAACAAATGAATATTGAATGAGTTATACAATTCAATGAAGAACAAAAAGGGAAGTTGTACTActatgtatgtgtgttgtgGCCGTACCTCGACAGCATGAGCGTACTGCTCCATCTTGTCATCGATGCGGACAGGGACAATCgctgttgtctttttaaaactGTTACTGACCAATCACAGACATTTACAAATAATTAATATCTCAACACTGTGGCaacatgaaaacaacaacaattcttGAGATAGCGTTTCCACTTTGGAAACCTGGAACATTTCATACTAAAATATTTAGGTTTAACACTGCAGATAACTCGCAATATATGTATAGCTATTGTAAATGTAATGTCAATCTTTCAAATATATAACATTTACCTTTTCTTTAGGGAGCGGTTGAGGGACTCTGTTCTCTCTGTAATCTGGAAGTCACACACATACAGATAGAATAAAAAGGAAGTGGTGACTTGCCGTcaatgtccaaaaaatgttaaaacatttaaaaatagttataatgttttaaaaaattcaatctGAAATTATGCTTGAAATGACAGatatttttatgtgttgcaagattttttttaattaaaaaaaaacaatgcttgaAATGGTTTTAAAGAATCATGTGCAAAGATGTGTAAATCCAATTTTTCATGTTTATAGAATATTGTTTAAATGTGTTGTTGTGTTTATCAAATTAGTTTCTAACCATTTGAAATGGATGAAAATAAATTCAGTATAATGTTTTGGTGCCCACAAGGCAACCAAAAGATGTCTACTGGTATAATTGCGCAAAatgtgctgtgattggctgtaacTAAAGGGATGGACAGACTGTAGAGGCTTTTTTGGGGATAATGAGATGTACTTTGAGGAGTTTCAATTATAGcgcaaacttatttttttcttattcatttccaaattgaaagcCTCTGCAGCATTGTCACATGTGGTACAATTGATCATGTGTACAttgatgattacatttacttCTACTCTCACAACAACATGCTGTGTCATGCAAACTTTAAACATGACATCACCATTGCATGACCTAAAGATACATATATTTGtgcacatttaaaagtcaaagaTGAACGTGCAGAATGAATACTTGTATCCcaaaaatataatgcaaaaaagaaaaaaacgaattAAAACACGTGTGTCAACAGTGAAACAACATGCGTCATTTGACTTACGCGCGGGGGCGTCTGCAGCACTCGGCTGTGAAGCAACACCACATCTAATTGGTCAATGCCACCTCCATGGTTATTATATTGAATAATGAATTGCATAAATCTCGATTTCTACTGACAAGCATCCCAAATTGGAGCTAAAGTTACTATGGATAAACATCACAGAAGCAACACAAGATGTATAACTATAATTATAATTGACAATACAATTTATCTctaatttttactattatttattcattattatggGGGTTTAATTTTGTCTCCATGGCACCAATTGATCAGGTGACTCTTCCAAATGTAAACCACGGGTAGGGGGGTGCTCGATGGGCAACCATTTACCTTGTGCGTAGGCGTCTTGATGGGGCTGAAGGCCTTATCTGTGTCGCCGCTGTCGCCACTCCAGCTCTTCATCCGCACAGCAGCAtccatcctcctcctctcaATATCCTCTTTCATACGACGACGTTCCTCCTGTCCAAAAGAAATCATCAAGCCAATTCAAATTAAACTGTATATCACGtgtaaaagtggcggcccgggggccaaatctggcccgccacatcagtttttgtggcccgggaaagtacattttgaatgctggctttctgttttaggatcaaattaaaatgaagagtatagatgtatattaaatttactgatttttcctcttttaaatcaatcattgtaattttttaatccatttttttcagtttttagtttaaaaaaaatcacattagaaaatctaaaaatacataaaaaagctaaatgaaacattgttttatatctataaaaaaacagaatattcagggtttttaatccagttcttttaatccatttattaaaaaaaaatctaaatattatatctaaaatggtccggcccacgtgaaattaagttgacgttaaagcggcctgagTCGGACACCCTTGCCGAATATCCATAGCATCTGACCCAGATTATGAACAAGAGACATTACCCACCTCCTCTTTAGTGGCACGTAGCCGTTCGTCATCTTGTCGCCGCCGTTCCTCCTCACTTTTGAGGCCTCTCCTCAGTTCTCTCCTCCTAGCAAGCTCCTCTAGCTCGAGCTCGGCTTGTGAGTTCCGATGCTTCAGCTGCTCCAGTTCACGACACTCCTTCTCCTGGAGACCTCGGTGGATCTTCTCCGTACGGCGCTCCACCTCCACGATGCCCGACGTCTCGCTACACCTAAAACATTGTACAATTCACCAACACGATAATAATGTTGCTGTTCAGtgttggttttttttgcattatgttGTACCTGGGAAACCGGCTCTTGGATTGTGTTCTGGGATATGATGAAACTTCCTCTCGGCTAGTGTCTCCATCGGGTTTAGAAACTTGGAATAAGAAATCTTCTGACGTGTGAGAGACCTCGCCTGGTTCTCGTTTCTCCACCTGGAAGCGAGTACTGCATGTTTAGAATCAAAGTGCGCTTGGTGGAACAAAGTATGATAATGTGATACAAGCCACGGCAGCCAGCCAATCATTATTTCCAGACATATGAcgtattttgtcaaattaaagagtacctcatacacacacatttttatttgcaaTCTGTGTGCAaaatacagtcatttttttcttataactgACACTTGAATTTACATCACAAGATAGTAAAAGCATGTCTAGACCAGTGattcttaaccttgttgaagCTACCAAtatttcatatgcgcattcaccgaaccctactttagtgtagTGTTTAGTTTTGCTTTTTATTCCTAAATCTGCGGTCCAATACCTGACACACAATGTTTTGAACTTTGTTTTTAGAAGCATCTGAAGCCATGAAGCGAGTGATGATGCTATCATTTCAATTTTGGAAATCCCAGAATGAGCTTTTTCGATTTTTGAGACACGGTTTCAACAGATGAGAGAGCATGAAATTGTATGtagtttgctaaaaaaaactgtcatgtgGCCATACCATATCAGCAATCATCAAACTACATACACCATCAttcaaagttttaaaaaaactatttgctaTCTTGTCAAAttcttgttgtgtttttttctagaaaacaaaaacaacaagaatttGACAAGAtagcaaatagtttttttaaactttgaatGATGGTGTATGTAGTTTGATGATTGCTGATATGGTATGACCACATGACAGTTTTTTCGCAAACCACATACAATAAAAGACAAGAACTGACAAtacaataaaaccaaaaatcTACAAGAACAAAAATAACCAGAAAGGAATTGAAATCACAATAACTAATAACAAGATTCACAAGAAACACTATGCAAGATGGTAAGAaccgaaaataaataaataaacgccACACAGATGCAAAACATCAAGCAACTTTCTttaaattataagaaaattgaGAATGCTGGTGGTATAAAATGATTGGTCACCTGACTTTCGTGATTGGATGAAGATGATGACGTACAGGAGGATGTTATGGTTCCTTCTGAGGGCGCTCCGTGGGTGTCCCTGTTGCGTTCCTCAGTTTCACAGTGCTCCCGTCCTCCCTTGGCCACCTCCTCGAGGCGCTGTTGTCGTCTCTGCTGTCTGCGCTGCGTCCAGTCACTGAAGCCTTCATCCTCCTCCAGAGATGGCGAGCTGTTGGGTTTCACCACACCTTGAAATCTGGAGGAAGAAGAAATTTGAATCAATCGCGTTACTCCCTAAGGAGTACTAAAGAATTAGGtaactctcgctctctctctggccCTACAATTATTCGAAAAATCTCTCTCTTAATTGTATCGAGATTTTGTCAAAGTAGAgttcaaaataataaaacttgTCAGCTGTTGTCCCTTGTCGCATGATAAATCATACAAATAACTATCTTGGATTTTTGTGTGCATTGAATTATTCATGAGGGTAATCATATTGTAAGGATTCATGTGGACACTTTTCCAAGGTAAAATGGGCAAATAGCGCACCagtggacataaaaaaaaatattttcttctcaCTGAACAGAAATGAGTCGTTAATCCCATATTTTAACCTTATTCGAGGTCAACTTTATCGGTTACCTCAGCCAAATAAGAGATCATTCACCTATGATATTTTGCTTCAACTAACCAATCAACGAtggaaaataaagcaaaaaaatgtcatatttgctAAATGTAAAATTCACCAAATCCACTAGAAAAGGACTATACTCCAGACTACTAATCAAAAGAGAAAGATACCTTTTaccaaagtctaaaaaaaatcacacaaaagaagacaaaaactAAATTACAAGCTTggcataacataaacaaacaacagcgtTGCAGGGGATTATTATATTGAAGGTGCGAAGTGAAATGATAAAtaagcaacaacaaaacacattcTTTTAAGGTTGCATCACAGTAGACGTACGTGTCATCGCTGTCTGTCTGGTTGCTCGCGTACTCTGGGGGCGCCGCATCACTGTTCCTGTGATAGCCCTCCTCTCGAGCTCGTCTTCTACGTTCTCTTTCCACTTCCTCGGCATCCTCCACGCTCCTCTGAGCTGTCAACCTGCAACAACATCCAACCATTGTCAATATACAGATGATCAAACTGACACAGTATTTTTGTAGTTTGTAGTTAATGCATCATAGATACACAACCATTTAAACCATGctggatttttttatgattcagTGCTGATCTTTCCTTTGTCAGTGCAAACCAGCTGGGCCACAGATGGATGCTGGTTTGCTGTGACCAGCAgtaaaaacaaatcataatCAAAAGCACAGAGCGACAATTGGAAACAGGCTCGGAAATAAAGACTAGTTGACTACTGGAAGACCAACTTTATCTTGATGAAGACCACTGTTGCCTGATTGGTAAATGGAAATAGCTTGTGACAGTGATAATAGTTTCAGGttctaataaagaaaaataaagaaaaataataaggaACAAAGCCACAGTGCCAGTTTGTAATTAACGGAAACTAATCATCTACTGCTCATCCTTGGAAaagttgcaggggtgctggagtgaaTAATGTCTACCCATTTGCCTaaggcacatgtgtcaaagtggcggccctggggccaaatctggcccgccgcatcattttgtgtggcccgggaaagtaaatcttgaatgctgactttctgttttaggatcaaattaaaatgaagagtatagatttatattaaatttcctgattttcccccttttaaatcaataatagtaattttttaatcatttttttggtgtttttagttcaaagaagtttgtaaaatctaaaaatatattgaaaaaaagctaaaataaacattcttttagctctataaaaaaaacggaatattcaggggttttaattcagttattttaatccattatttctaaaatggtccggctcatgtgaaatcaagttaacgttaaagcggcccacgaaccaacccgagtctgacacccttggcttaAGGTTTACACATACATTAAAATGAGTTAATTTTCAATCTCCCATTGTTTGCAAACGCCACTTCCTGTCATATTTTGTCCTTCCAATGTGAGCAACAGGAAACGAAGGCAACAGAGTTGGCAAGGTTGGAGGTTGATGTACagctgggtttaaaaaaaacccacttccTTCCCCTTAAAAAAGACCTCCACAGGTTGACAGAACTCTCTCTGAAAGACACCTGTTTGGTTTGTTGCAGACGTGTCTGCACTCGTCAGGTATGACGAAATGTCTGAGGACTTGCGGAAAAGATTAAAGACAAATGATCCGCCTCACAATGATGCAGCAAGGATGAAAGACAAATTATTACATGCAATATACAGGTTTTCCGGCTGTGATGAGACTGTGCCATAAATTTCAAACTGTCACAACTTGACAACCACAAAAAAGGAAATCCTCTTTTCTAACATTATGGGCTGAAGTTCCTATTAGTTAAAATGCATTGTATGAGTTATGTCATATCTTTCTCAATATTTGTCATAGAAAATCAACCCTATTTCAAAATGCACTTTTTATTAGCGTTATAAGGAGCGCAATTTGAAATAGGGAGATTTTCTACTCAGCCATTTGCGCACAACTTGACAATTTagcagcaaaaataataataataataataatcaactaGCACAACAATAATCTCACTAGTGTACTAAGCCTATTAAGATAAACATCCCATTAGGTAATGTGGTTTTACATTGAATGAGGAACCACtacaataattatattttgtttaaaatgctaaaattatattttaatgacGTATGGAGAATACCTATGAAAATGACCTAAGCATATTGGACTGTTGAACATTTTGGGGGTAATAGGAAGTGAGGCACCAGGAGATGTGCCACAtgttgtctttatttatttaacatgatggttgggggagggggagggtttGGGCCGG comes from the Stigmatopora nigra isolate UIUO_SnigA chromosome 22, RoL_Snig_1.1, whole genome shotgun sequence genome and includes:
- the LOC144215993 gene encoding uncharacterized protein LOC144215993 isoform X1; the encoded protein is MSNALVRRNSSKQGLQNLIRLTAQRSVEDAEEVERERRRRAREEGYHRNSDAAPPEYASNQTDSDDTFQGVVKPNSSPSLEEDEGFSDWTQRRQQRRQQRLEEVAKGGREHCETEERNRDTHGAPSEGTITSSCTSSSSSNHESQVEKREPGEVSHTSEDFLFQVSKPDGDTSREEVSSYPRTQSKSRFPRCSETSGIVEVERRTEKIHRGLQEKECRELEQLKHRNSQAELELEELARRRELRRGLKSEEERRRQDDERLRATKEEEERRRMKEDIERRRMDAAVRMKSWSGDSGDTDKAFSPIKTPTHKITERTESLNRSLKKSNSFKKTTAIVPVRIDDKMEQYAHAVETSQEPRGLKPSVVDFPNSLEAVTSKKNLFEAGDMQTSSPPKTSSCRDTDGLKVGVANLINQLVKGQPNISRPTQSQVTDVKYGDVMQKKNMWEIIGDSTGKSAADIKGSAAVSKKFKFVVTGHGKYEKISVNQENEADEKCDGCQSDY
- the LOC144215993 gene encoding uncharacterized protein LOC144215993 isoform X2, which codes for MLTAQRSVEDAEEVERERRRRAREEGYHRNSDAAPPEYASNQTDSDDTFQGVVKPNSSPSLEEDEGFSDWTQRRQQRRQQRLEEVAKGGREHCETEERNRDTHGAPSEGTITSSCTSSSSSNHESQVEKREPGEVSHTSEDFLFQVSKPDGDTSREEVSSYPRTQSKSRFPRCSETSGIVEVERRTEKIHRGLQEKECRELEQLKHRNSQAELELEELARRRELRRGLKSEEERRRQDDERLRATKEEEERRRMKEDIERRRMDAAVRMKSWSGDSGDTDKAFSPIKTPTHKITERTESLNRSLKKSNSFKKTTAIVPVRIDDKMEQYAHAVETSQEPRGLKPSVVDFPNSLEAVTSKKNLFEAGDMQTSSPPKTSSCRDTDGLKVGVANLINQLVKGQPNISRPTQSQVTDVKYGDVMQKKNMWEIIGDSTGKSAADIKGSAAVSKKFKFVVTGHGKYEKISVNQENEADEKCDGCQSDY